In Chitinophagales bacterium, a single genomic region encodes these proteins:
- a CDS encoding 50S ribosomal protein L25, translated as MNKIEFEAQARTDMGKKATNALRNEGLVPCVMYGGKDNVHFAATLNQLKDVVYTDKFVIAKVTVNGQTREAVLKDIDFHPVTDKILHIDFQELVKGRKVKVEIPIATSGLARGVKNGGVLSQNLRKLTVKAKPEEFIPEIVVDITNLGIGKSIKVKELKDLSFEVVTPGSNPIVQVIVPRTLRSAGLKDDEEGEEDAEGAEGEATESTEAAE; from the coding sequence ATGAACAAAATTGAATTTGAAGCGCAAGCTAGAACAGACATGGGCAAAAAAGCAACAAATGCCCTAAGAAACGAAGGTCTTGTACCATGCGTAATGTATGGTGGCAAAGACAATGTACATTTTGCAGCTACTTTAAACCAATTGAAAGATGTTGTATATACGGATAAGTTCGTTATTGCAAAAGTTACTGTAAACGGGCAAACAAGAGAAGCAGTATTAAAAGATATTGATTTTCATCCTGTTACAGATAAAATCCTTCACATTGATTTTCAAGAGTTAGTAAAAGGCAGAAAAGTAAAAGTAGAAATTCCTATTGCTACCTCAGGATTAGCCAGAGGTGTAAAAAACGGAGGTGTACTTAGCCAAAACTTACGTAAATTAACCGTTAAAGCTAAGCCGGAAGAATTTATTCCTGAAATAGTAGTTGACATTACTAACTTAGGTATAGGTAAATCTATTAAAGTAAAAGAGTTAAAAGATTTATCTTTTGAAGTGGTAACACCGGGCTCTAACCCAATAGTACAAGTTATAGTACCAAGAACTTTAAGAAGTGCAGGCTTAAAAGACGATGAAGAAGGCGAAGAAGATGCTGAAGGAGCTGAAGGCGAAGCTACTGAATCTACTGAAGCAGCAGAATAA
- a CDS encoding aminoacyl-tRNA hydrolase produces the protein MSNKYLIVALGNIGAEYEDTRHNIGFNIADEIAKEQDVSFQMERLAFYTDFRLKNKLVHIIKPTTYMNLSGKALQYWMQELNVPIENILVLVDDKDLDFGRIRLKPKGSAGGHNGLKNIEAVLGNQNYSRLRFGIGSNFSKGRQIDYVLGRWTNKEQEALPSYINDAIVAIKDFIHLGIVQAMDANNGK, from the coding sequence ATGAGCAATAAGTATTTAATAGTAGCACTGGGAAACATAGGTGCTGAATATGAAGATACTAGACACAACATTGGTTTTAATATAGCCGATGAAATAGCTAAAGAACAAGACGTTTCATTTCAAATGGAGCGTCTTGCTTTTTATACAGATTTCCGATTAAAGAATAAATTGGTACATATTATTAAGCCTACTACTTACATGAATTTAAGTGGTAAAGCTCTTCAATATTGGATGCAAGAGCTTAATGTTCCTATAGAAAATATTTTGGTTTTAGTAGATGATAAGGATTTAGATTTTGGTAGAATACGCTTAAAACCCAAAGGCTCGGCAGGCGGGCATAATGGGTTAAAAAACATAGAAGCCGTGCTGGGAAATCAAAATTATAGCCGATTAAGATTTGGAATAGGCAGTAATTTTTCTAAAGGCAGGCAGATAGATTATGTATTAGGAAGATGGACTAATAAAGAGCAAGAGGCACTTCCAAGCTATATTAACGATGCCATTGTAGCTATAAAAGATTTTATCCATTTAGGTATAGTACAAGCCATGGATGCCAATAATGGAAAGTAG
- a CDS encoding acyl-CoA thioesterase, with protein MQKKTPSYSRAFMTEIVLPNDTNALNNLRGGKILHWMDIASAIAAGKHSQAVVVTVSVDQVSFDNPIKIGDVVTIEATVTRAFNSSIETYLEVWAENLPSQNKYKCNSAYYTFVALDSNGKPKKVDELVPETEIEKQRYEGALKRREIRLMLAGKIKATEADSLKSLFEQNK; from the coding sequence ATGCAGAAAAAAACGCCCAGCTATTCAAGAGCTTTTATGACAGAAATTGTGCTTCCTAACGATACTAACGCACTTAATAATCTTAGAGGTGGCAAAATTTTGCATTGGATGGATATTGCTTCTGCCATAGCCGCAGGAAAACACTCCCAAGCGGTGGTAGTTACAGTGTCTGTTGACCAAGTTTCTTTTGATAACCCTATAAAAATAGGCGATGTAGTAACTATTGAAGCAACGGTAACACGAGCTTTTAACTCTTCTATAGAAACTTATTTAGAAGTTTGGGCAGAAAACTTACCTTCGCAAAATAAATATAAATGTAATTCGGCATATTATACTTTTGTGGCTTTAGATAGTAATGGCAAACCTAAAAAAGTGGATGAACTGGTGCCTGAAACAGAAATTGAAAAACAAAGATATGAAGGAGCTTTAAAACGAAGAGAAATACGCTTAATGCTTGCAGGAAAAATAAAAGCAACCGAAGCTGACAGCCTAAAATCTTTGTTTGAACAAAATAAATAA
- a CDS encoding ribose-phosphate pyrophosphokinase produces MNHVEVKLLGGGASKDLAAKISDFYGEKLANFDMQYFSDGEFQPIIHESVRGNYVFVIQSTMPPAQNLMELLMIVDANRRASADYITAVIPYFGFARQDRKDRPRVAIGAKLVANLLVAAGVNRVMTMDLHAGQIQGFFDIPVDHLNSTAIFIPYLEKQKMSNLLFASPDVGSTKRTRVYSHHFETDFVICDKHRKKANEVAEMILIGDVKGKNVILVDDLIDTAGTICKAADLIMEKGAKSVRAICTHAVLSGPAYERIEKSKLTELIVTDTIPLKQQSDKIKVLTVSGLFAKAIRNTHEHKSINSLFITQSV; encoded by the coding sequence ATGAATCACGTTGAAGTAAAATTATTAGGAGGTGGAGCATCTAAAGATTTGGCTGCAAAAATCAGCGATTTCTATGGAGAGAAGCTTGCTAATTTTGATATGCAATACTTCAGCGATGGAGAGTTTCAACCTATTATACATGAGTCTGTAAGAGGAAATTATGTTTTTGTAATTCAATCTACTATGCCTCCTGCCCAAAATTTAATGGAGCTACTAATGATTGTAGATGCCAATAGAAGAGCTTCTGCCGATTATATAACAGCTGTAATTCCTTATTTCGGTTTTGCAAGGCAAGACAGAAAAGACAGACCAAGAGTAGCCATAGGTGCTAAATTGGTAGCCAACCTATTAGTGGCAGCAGGAGTAAACAGAGTAATGACAATGGATTTGCACGCAGGGCAAATACAAGGATTTTTTGATATTCCGGTGGATCACCTTAACTCTACAGCTATTTTTATTCCTTATTTAGAGAAACAAAAAATGAGTAATTTACTTTTTGCTTCTCCCGATGTAGGCTCTACTAAAAGAACCAGAGTTTACTCTCATCATTTTGAAACAGATTTTGTAATATGTGATAAACATAGAAAAAAAGCAAATGAAGTGGCAGAAATGATATTGATAGGAGATGTTAAAGGCAAAAATGTAATATTGGTTGACGATTTAATTGATACTGCCGGCACAATTTGTAAAGCCGCAGATTTAATAATGGAAAAAGGTGCTAAAAGTGTACGTGCTATTTGCACCCATGCCGTATTATCGGGACCAGCGTATGAACGCATAGAAAAATCTAAATTAACAGAGTTGATTGTTACGGATACGATTCCGCTAAAACAACAAAGCGATAAAATTAAAGTGCTTACTGTGTCGGGCTTATTTGCTAAGGCAATAAGAAATACACACGAGCATAAATCTATTAATTCACTATTTATAACACAATCAGTTTAA
- a CDS encoding magnesium transporter CorA family protein translates to MIQIFKKNGNELVEIQEIQKDCWVNIYPPFTKENLEEIAATHDLPLDYLTDSLDRDEQSRFESEEEADLVVVNTPILNNDLIENEALYLTIPIGIISKEDYIITICSYENRVIDDFLNNNIKGFNPADHAMFTLLLFNRNVYYFQYYLREINNKRYAFENEIYRSSRSKDLKHLLDLQKSLIYFVTNLRSNDLMMNKIRRTNFLKIREFEEKDDFLEDVVVDSGQAIEMADIYTNILNGTMDSFASIISNNLGIIVQRLTAVTIVLMIPTLVASFYGMNIRLPFQEGYEHSYIPFFVVMGISLFLSFLLGWFFMKKRWF, encoded by the coding sequence ATGATTCAAATTTTTAAAAAAAATGGCAATGAACTTGTAGAAATACAAGAAATTCAAAAAGATTGTTGGGTAAATATATATCCACCTTTCACTAAGGAAAATTTGGAAGAAATAGCTGCTACTCACGATTTGCCTTTAGATTATCTTACCGACTCGCTTGACCGCGATGAGCAAAGCCGTTTTGAAAGCGAAGAAGAAGCCGATTTGGTGGTAGTAAATACGCCTATACTAAACAACGATTTAATTGAAAATGAAGCTTTATACTTAACTATTCCTATAGGAATAATAAGCAAAGAAGATTATATAATAACTATTTGTAGTTATGAAAACAGGGTAATAGATGACTTTTTAAACAATAACATAAAAGGTTTTAACCCTGCCGACCATGCCATGTTTACCCTGCTTTTGTTTAATAGAAATGTGTATTATTTTCAATATTACCTGCGTGAAATAAACAATAAACGCTATGCTTTTGAAAACGAAATTTATCGTTCTTCGCGTAGTAAAGATTTAAAACACCTACTTGACCTTCAAAAAAGCTTAATTTATTTTGTAACTAATTTAAGAAGTAACGACCTTATGATGAACAAAATAAGACGTACAAATTTTTTAAAAATACGTGAATTTGAAGAAAAAGACGATTTTTTAGAAGATGTAGTGGTAGATAGCGGACAGGCTATAGAAATGGCAGATATTTATACCAATATTTTAAATGGCACTATGGATTCATTTGCATCAATTATTTCTAATAATTTGGGAATAATAGTACAAAGGCTTACTGCGGTTACTATTGTGCTTATGATTCCTACCTTGGTAGCCAGTTTTTATGGTATGAATATTCGTTTGCCTTTTCAAGAAGGATATGAACACAGCTATATTCCCTTTTTTGTGGTAATGGGTATTTCTTTGTTTTTGTCTTTTTTATTAGGTTGGTTTTTTATGAAAAAAAGATGGTTTTAA